A stretch of Prunus dulcis chromosome 6, ALMONDv2, whole genome shotgun sequence DNA encodes these proteins:
- the LOC117633022 gene encoding scarecrow-like protein 14 isoform X2: MDTLLERYSLSLERFNFGDGSASTNLDHPSDSNTYLSSGSDGDTTDISDYNRPVIKYISDILLEEDLEGKPCMLQDCLTLQAAEKSFYDVLNQKDPLSPNQPPLSVHQSFENSDDDSPHSCHNSNASIAAKTNWVFDPSETSKVQSSLVQSLPDAVLDSDSLSEMQRLEYFGGLREASKFLPKVKFETIDLKGSQLMPPGLDQWPLATNTLMRRPDNDDYSSTNRSKGKKNHQRDDGDYPEEGRSNKQPVAFADDSEPQEMFDEVLLCLGNHEFESCSNDESLITEGSGKLQHKKQSKGSKTRDSKKQNNNRELVDLSTLLTQCAQAVASYDQRTASELLKQIRQHSSPYGDATQRLAHYFADGLEARLAGARTPSYSPLISMQISAAEILKAYEVFVTSSPFRTVSNFLANRTILKLAEKATRLHVIDFGISYGFQWPCFIHHLSKRPGGPPKLRITAIELPQPGFRPTEKVEETGCRLKKYAERFNVPFEYNVIAQKWETIQFEDLKIDRNEMIVVNCMNRLRHIPDDTVMVNSPRDIVLKLIKKINPDLFIHGVVNGTYNSPFFVTRFREALFHFSALFDVFEASVPREDERRLMFEKAVYGKDILNVVACEGLERVERPETYKQWQVRNVRAGFKQLPLDQEILKKVERMLKFMGYHNDFRIDEEGHWILQGWKGRTIMALSFWKKA; this comes from the exons ATGGATACCCTTCTTGAAAGATATTCTCTTTCCTTGGAAAGATTCAATTTTGGGGATGGCTCAGCTTCAACCAATTTGGACCACCCTAGTGATTCAAATACTTATTTGAGCTCTGGTTCAGATGGAGATACTACTGACATTAGTGATTACAATCGCCCTGTGATTAAGTACATAAGTGATATTCTTCTAGAAGAAGACCTGGAGGGTAAGCCCTGCATGTTGCAGGACTGTTTGACCCTCCAAGCTGCTGAAAAATCTTTCTATGATGTCCTTAATCAAAAGGACCCTCTTTCACCCAACCAACCCCCTCTTTCTGTGCACCAAAGCTTTGAGAACTCAGATGATGATTCCCCACATAGTTGTCATAACAGTAATGCCTCTATTGCTGCAAAGACAAACTGGGTTTTTGATCCTTCTGAAACCTCAAAAGTCCAATCTTCTCTTGTTCAGTCTCTACCAGATGCTGTTTTGGATTCAGATTCACTTTCTGAGATGCAAAGGCTTGAGTATTTTGGAGGGTTAAGGGAAGCAAGCAAGTTTCttccaaaagtaaaatttgaaACTATTGATCTGAAGGGGTCCCAGTTAATGCCTCCGGGTCTTGATCAGTGGCCTCTAGCTACTAACACACTGATGAGGAGGCCAGACAATGATGACTACAGTTCAACAAATAGatcaaagggaaagaaaaatcatcaaaGGGACGATGGTGATTATCCAGAAGAAGGCAGAAGCAACAAGCAGCCAGTTGCTTTTGCTGACGACTCTGAGCCACAAGAAATGTTTGATGAAGTTTTACTTTGTCTTGGGAATCATGAGTTTGAATCGTGTTCTAATGATGAATCTTTGATAACTGAGGGAAGTGGGAAGTTGCAGCACAAGAAGCAGTCAAAAGGGTCTAAAACAAGGGATTCAAAGAAGCAGAATAACAACAGGGAACTGGTGGATTTGAGCACACTGTTAACTCAAT GTGCACAAGCTGTGGCAAGCTATGACCAAAGAACTGCAAGTGAACTACTCAAGCAGATAAGGCAGCATTCTTCCCCCTATGGTGATGCTACCCAGAGATTAGCTCATTACTTTGCGGATGGCCTAGAGGCACGCTTGGCTGGAGCCAGAACTCCATCATACTCTCCCCTTATTAGTATGCAGATATCAGCTGCTGAAATCTTAAAAGCTTATGAGGTATTTGTTACTTCATCCCCTTTCAGGACGGTGTCAAATTTCTTGGCGAACAGAACAATTCTGAAACTAGCAGAAAAAGCAACAAGGCTTCACGTTATTGATTTTGGCATTTCTTATGGTTTCCAATGGCCCTGCTTTATCCACCATCTCTCCAAGAGACCGGGTGGACCTCCTAAGCTTCGTATCACAGCAATTGAGCTTCCCCAACCAGGTTTCCGGCCTACAGAAAAGGTTGAAGAGACGGGGTGTCGCCTAAAAAAATATGCTGAGAGATTTAATGTCCCATTTGAGTACAATGTCATTGCTCAGAAGTGGGAAACAATCCAATTTGAGGATCTTAAAATTGACAGAAATGAGATGATTGTTGTGAATTGTATGAACCGGCTAAGGCACATACCTGATGATACAGTGATGGTGAACAGTCCAAGAGACATTGTCCTAAAATTGATCAAGAAAATTAATCCAGACCTATTCATTCATGGGGTTGTCAATGGGACATACAATTCACCCTTCTTTGTCACACGGTTCAGAGAGGCACTCTTCCACTTCTCTGCACTGTTTGATGTGTTTGAGGCCAGTGTTCCTCGTGAAGATGAACGGCGGCTGATGTTCGAAAAAGCTGTATATGGTAAGGACATATTGAATGTCGTAGCGTGCGAGGGACTGGAAAGAGTTGAAAGGCCTGAGACATACAAGCAGTGGCAGGTTAGGAATGTGAGGGCTGGGTTCAAGCAACTCCCACTAGACCAAGAGATTTTGAAGAAAGTGGAGAGAATGTTGAAGTTTATGGGTTATCATAATGATTTTAGGATTGATGAAGAGGGCCATTGGATTCTGCAGGGATGGAAAGGAAGAACCATTATGGCTCTTTCCTTTTGGAAAAAAGCCTAG